One window of the Archangium primigenium genome contains the following:
- a CDS encoding protein kinase domain-containing protein: MLDSGTLVLDDRFRVLKLLGAGGMGEVYLGEQVSLGRKVAIKVLHSDLMVHPSMIERFKREARLLSAVDHPSVVRVIDYGETGVGACLVMEYVEGDNLYDVLQSGALSPGRALPLLYQLAEGLAAIHDRGIIHRDLKPENVLLTRSTRGEQARLLDFGIARLVEPDKNGNLSQVGLVVGTPEYLSPEQAVGAPVDPRSDVYSFGVLAYRVLSGQLPFRGPGPTQYVAQHASASPLPLIEAAPTLAGHAPLVALVMQLLRKDPNQRLPHANALVDALGTLAATTAQTVSMPQALVSGAMAASASISAFTLEPAPSPPSGTVAFASPAPVPAPSPPSGTAAFGPASLEPPVPAPASSGRTPSQAPTRASPGRQIPEDAFSPSRASTHPSPVAMHAVAAPRVAAPPATTGSLSVKPQNLTVMLTDLRGYTERTSRQTHEQNARMLETHDRLLLPLVRDYNGRLVQKRGDALLAVFTSPTQGVLCGMAMQDRLWRHNQQCAQEERLPVRICLHTGEVLVTRDAVLGEPVEVVKAVEQVAEAGEVVFTGSVNLARTRVEGDAEPCGSVPLPGSGEGLPLFRCRRSEEGPPFGGQDEVTMRPALKDRLEQALRPVWMARDALMWSVREAAVRGGAQARAHPRRALGVGLGLCVLLGLGTTALVRRADPTYPARVLLDEGKPREALEQLPKLAPKEKPTPMARQVRARALHALSEHDAEHTELLALEPEARAELEKPLLSGLAEDFGENEVDKELRALLDSLPRDPLKKHFEDLAEEAPSPRQWGALRYLEASQATDGLNLVALYAQALQSTNCGTRGRSARRLAGLGDPSVVPALQALSQQPRDKALNRGRNCGQEEAREALETLTKQK, from the coding sequence GTGCTCGACTCAGGAACCCTCGTCCTCGATGACCGTTTCCGTGTCCTCAAGCTGCTCGGAGCCGGCGGCATGGGGGAGGTGTATCTCGGGGAGCAGGTGTCCCTGGGGCGCAAGGTGGCCATCAAGGTCCTGCACTCGGACCTGATGGTGCACCCAAGCATGATCGAGCGCTTCAAGCGCGAGGCGCGCCTCTTGTCCGCGGTGGACCACCCGTCGGTGGTGCGCGTCATCGACTACGGCGAGACGGGCGTGGGCGCCTGTCTGGTGATGGAGTACGTGGAGGGGGACAACCTCTACGACGTGCTCCAGTCCGGGGCGCTGTCCCCAGGGCGGGCCCTGCCCCTGCTCTACCAGCTCGCCGAGGGCCTGGCGGCCATCCACGACCGGGGCATCATCCACCGCGACCTCAAGCCGGAGAACGTGCTGCTCACCCGGAGCACGCGCGGCGAGCAGGCGCGGCTCCTGGACTTCGGCATCGCCCGGCTGGTGGAGCCGGACAAGAACGGCAACCTGAGCCAGGTGGGGCTCGTGGTGGGCACCCCCGAGTACCTCTCGCCCGAGCAGGCCGTGGGCGCGCCGGTGGACCCGCGCAGCGACGTGTACTCCTTCGGGGTGCTCGCCTACCGGGTGCTCTCGGGGCAGCTGCCCTTCCGGGGCCCGGGCCCCACCCAGTACGTGGCCCAGCATGCCTCGGCCTCGCCCCTGCCCCTCATCGAGGCGGCGCCCACGCTCGCCGGCCACGCGCCGCTCGTGGCGCTGGTGATGCAACTGCTGCGCAAGGACCCGAACCAGCGGCTGCCCCACGCCAACGCGCTGGTGGACGCGCTCGGGACCCTCGCGGCCACCACCGCCCAGACGGTGAGCATGCCCCAGGCGCTCGTGTCCGGCGCCATGGCCGCCTCGGCCTCCATCTCCGCCTTCACCCTGGAGCCGGCCCCCTCGCCCCCGAGCGGCACGGTGGCCTTCGCCTCGCCCGCGCCCGTCCCGGCGCCCTCGCCCCCGAGCGGCACCGCCGCGTTCGGCCCCGCGTCGCTCGAGCCGCCCGTGCCCGCGCCCGCGTCCTCGGGCCGCACGCCCTCCCAGGCGCCCACCCGCGCCTCGCCGGGCCGGCAGATTCCCGAGGACGCGTTCTCCCCGTCGCGCGCCTCCACGCACCCCTCGCCCGTGGCCATGCACGCGGTGGCCGCGCCCCGGGTCGCCGCCCCGCCCGCGACCACCGGCTCCCTGTCCGTCAAGCCGCAGAACCTCACGGTGATGCTCACCGACCTGCGCGGCTACACCGAGCGCACCTCGCGCCAGACCCACGAGCAGAACGCGCGGATGCTCGAGACGCATGACCGGCTGCTCCTGCCGCTCGTGCGCGACTACAACGGCCGGCTGGTGCAGAAGCGCGGCGATGCGCTCCTGGCCGTCTTCACCTCGCCCACCCAGGGCGTGCTGTGCGGCATGGCCATGCAGGACCGGCTCTGGCGGCACAACCAGCAGTGCGCCCAGGAGGAGCGGCTGCCCGTGCGCATCTGCCTGCACACCGGCGAGGTGCTCGTCACGCGCGACGCCGTGCTCGGTGAGCCCGTGGAGGTGGTCAAGGCGGTGGAGCAGGTGGCCGAGGCGGGCGAGGTCGTCTTCACCGGCTCGGTGAACCTGGCGCGCACGCGCGTGGAGGGCGACGCCGAGCCCTGCGGCAGCGTGCCCCTGCCCGGCTCGGGCGAGGGCCTGCCCCTCTTCCGCTGCCGCCGGTCCGAGGAGGGCCCGCCCTTCGGGGGCCAGGACGAGGTGACCATGCGGCCCGCGCTCAAGGACCGCCTGGAACAGGCGCTGCGGCCCGTGTGGATGGCCCGCGACGCCCTGATGTGGTCCGTGCGGGAGGCCGCGGTGCGCGGCGGCGCCCAGGCCCGGGCCCACCCTCGTCGCGCGCTGGGCGTGGGGCTGGGGCTGTGCGTGCTGCTCGGCCTGGGCACCACCGCGCTCGTGCGCCGCGCCGACCCCACCTACCCCGCCCGCGTGCTGCTCGACGAGGGCAAGCCCCGCGAGGCGCTCGAGCAGTTGCCCAAGCTCGCGCCCAAGGAGAAGCCCACGCCCATGGCGCGGCAGGTGCGCGCGCGTGCCCTGCATGCCCTGAGCGAGCACGACGCCGAGCACACGGAGCTGCTCGCCCTGGAGCCGGAGGCCCGCGCCGAGTTGGAGAAGCCCCTGCTGTCCGGGCTCGCCGAGGACTTCGGGGAGAACGAGGTCGACAAGGAGCTGCGCGCCCTGCTCGACTCGCTGCCCCGCGATCCGCTCAAGAAGCACTTCGAGGACCTGGCGGAGGAAGCGCCCTCGCCGCGCCAGTGGGGCGCGCTGCGCTACCTGGAGGCGAGCCAGGCCACCGACGGCCTCAACCTGGTGGCGCTCTACGCCCAGGCCCTCCAGTCGACGAACTGCGGCACGCGCGGGCGCTCGGCCCGGCGGCTCGCGGGCCTGGGAGACCCGAGCGTGGTGCCCGCGCTGCAGGCCCTGAGCCAGCAGCCCCGCGACAAGGCGCTCAACCGGGGCCGCAACTGTGGCCAGGAAGAGGCGCGCGAGGCGCTCGAGACGCTGACGAAGCAGAAGTAG